The sequence TGGGGGAGCTGTCCTCACTGTAGGACAAACGCGAGAGCTCTGCGGCGTGGCCAAGCGGCACGGCCTAATGGTCCATTTGGATGGCGCCCGCATCTTCAATGCGGCAGTCTACCTGGGTGTACCGACCGAGAATCTTGTGGCTGAGGTAGATTCAGTTACCTTCTGTCTCTCTAAGGGGCTGGCCGCTCCTGTGGGCTCCCTCCTCTGTGGAACCGAGGAGTACATCCAACGCGCTCGCAAATACCGCAAGATGGTCGGTGGAGGTATGCGTCAGGCTGGGATTATCGCTGCGGCCGGCATCGTGGCCCTGGAACAGATGATCGACCGTCTGGCTGAGGATCATCAAAATGCCCGACTGTTGGCCGAGGGCTTGGCCGAGATAGAAGGGATTTCGCTCGATCCGACCACCGTCCAAACGAACATCATCGCCTTCCACATAACCGAGAGGATTACGGTAGCCGACCTTCTGACCCGCCTGGCTGCTGAGGGGGTGAGGGGTGTGCCCTTTGGTCCCCAAAGGGTCAGATTTGTCACCCATTATGGAATCACTGTAAAGCACGTTCAACAGGCCATCATGGCTGTGCGGCGGGTCTTAAAGGCGTGACGCATCACCGCTTGGGCAGCAGAGCCCAGTGGACCTATACAGCCCCTTATTTATAGCTGACGTGGAAGCCAGGCTCTTTGATACTACTTTGTGGACTGGGCAACTGCGTCTGCTGTTCGGCCGTGTGGGTCACGCTCACAGGGGTAGATGAGACCTGGGTCTAGGAACCCAGCGAAATAGGCACTCCATATTTAGGAACGACTATGGAGATGCCGGCTCCCCTAACCTTTTGCTGAAAGTACTTTATGCCACGTTCTTCGGTGTGGATAGGTATCAGAATAACCGGCCTGATCTCGTTGATTAGCTCCACCAGGCTCTGTCCGTCAGCGTGGCCAGAGGCATGCAGACCTCGCTCCCCCTGTGGTACCTCCCAGTGAAGCTCTTCCAAAGGCAGACCTGCATGGCGCATGCTGAAGTATTCTACCCAGGCCCGCAGACGTCGGAAGTCCATCTGGATCTCCTCGTCGAAGGCTTCGTGAGAAGAGTACAGGTATAGGCTTCCGCGGTGAGGTCGCAACGTTGGCAGGTCATTAATGTCGTAGAAACTGAAGCAGAGGATATATTGATCCTGCTGTGCGTGTATCTGGGCGGGGGTAACCAGCCGGTGCTGGCACTCCTGCCGAATGTTCTTCTCCCACCGTTCGATGGTGAGCTTGGGCTCTTCGTAAACATGGATATTACTAGCCTCGCTGACCGAAGGAATAGCAGGGTCTATCAGGTGAGCTGTTTTTAAGAGGTAGGCATCCTTAGGCAGCACTACGAGAGCCCGTCCTGTCTCCCGAGCGATCTGTGCAAAGATCCGCAGCCTTTCGATGTTCCGCGGACCAAAGTCAGCCGCAACCAAACCTCGGGCCTGATGCACCTCGTCAAGGGCACGTTCTAACACGTCTTGCTCAGTATAGTTCGGGTCTCCCTCCCGCTCCAGGTCTGCTCGAGTGCCTTCACACAGGAGAGCCAGTGGCTTGAGTGCCCTCAACTCCTCAGCAAAGTGATGACTCAATTGCCCTTTTGTGCCGTGAAGCCGGATATCTCCGCTGTAGGCTACCCAGCCAGCGGAGGTCCTTACGGCGAAGGCCGAGGCTCCT is a genomic window of Chloroflexota bacterium containing:
- the ltaE gene encoding low-specificity L-threonine aldolase, whose protein sequence is MIDLRSDTVTLPTAAMREAMYRAELGDDVFGEDPTVNRLEEMAAAMMGKERALLVTSGTMGNLVGVLSHCQRGDEIIVGDQSHVLHYEVGGCAALGGLLLRALPNVNGGLDAAMVEAAIRGLDIHAPRTALLCLENTHNRCGGAVLTVGQTRELCGVAKRHGLMVHLDGARIFNAAVYLGVPTENLVAEVDSVTFCLSKGLAAPVGSLLCGTEEYIQRARKYRKMVGGGMRQAGIIAAAGIVALEQMIDRLAEDHQNARLLAEGLAEIEGISLDPTTVQTNIIAFHITERITVADLLTRLAAEGVRGVPFGPQRVRFVTHYGITVKHVQQAIMAVRRVLKA
- a CDS encoding exonuclease; translation: MKLTCYGGVGQIGGNQFLLEDGEVRIFFDFGIPFHERGRFYEEYLKPRPGFGLLDPLTMGLLPPLRGLYRADLEQAVPDLWDNIQGSAGFRDLQDVQIHGVLLSHAHLDHTGYLSFVREDVPVYTSAMTAFIAKAIQDSGRSDFESEVVYTIPKQRIGALIQAERRIPAQQRLFRVFEHSSLSPEAHAFWVETPGSRALTSIDLQPATDIAGLEVRCFSVDHSIPGASAFAVRTSAGWVAYSGDIRLHGTKGQLSHHFAEELRALKPLALLCEGTRADLEREGDPNYTEQDVLERALDEVHQARGLVAADFGPRNIERLRIFAQIARETGRALVVLPKDAYLLKTAHLIDPAIPSVSEASNIHVYEEPKLTIERWEKNIRQECQHRLVTPAQIHAQQDQYILCFSFYDINDLPTLRPHRGSLYLYSSHEAFDEEIQMDFRRLRAWVEYFSMRHAGLPLEELHWEVPQGERGLHASGHADGQSLVELINEIRPVILIPIHTEERGIKYFQQKVRGAGISIVVPKYGVPISLGS